One region of Microbacterium sufflavum genomic DNA includes:
- a CDS encoding flagellar motor switch protein FliM — protein sequence MVRDDGARSAVRARTATATAEVEVYDFGRAATLSREHARTLELAFETFARQWSAQLSGRIHVRATIAVEHVGMLTYGEYAQSLPTTTTMIVCALPDSDERMILQVPTSTATSWIVQMVGGRSTATVDDRTFTPIEQALLRSLVTEATEHLAAALDGLLPTGVTIAGIQYSSQFAQVAAAGEPVIVARLSMRHGGRTVPASIMLPASVLSGFAVREALTDRAETPGLVRRQVEAAPVEVALRLAPRSVLPREVLDLAVGDLLALPHSADRPLLLTVGDQTVATAAVGSSGARLACVVTTTVPASAPAAQESA from the coding sequence GTGGTGAGGGATGACGGTGCGCGCTCCGCGGTGCGCGCACGCACGGCGACAGCGACCGCCGAGGTCGAGGTGTACGACTTCGGCCGTGCGGCGACGCTGTCGCGCGAGCACGCGCGCACGCTCGAGCTCGCGTTCGAGACGTTCGCCAGGCAGTGGTCGGCGCAGCTGTCCGGCCGGATCCACGTGCGCGCGACCATCGCGGTCGAGCACGTCGGGATGCTCACCTACGGCGAGTACGCGCAGTCGCTGCCGACCACCACGACCATGATCGTGTGCGCCCTGCCCGACTCCGACGAGCGGATGATCCTGCAGGTGCCGACCTCCACCGCCACCTCGTGGATCGTGCAGATGGTGGGAGGGCGCTCGACCGCGACGGTCGACGACCGCACCTTCACGCCGATCGAGCAGGCGCTGCTGCGCTCCCTCGTGACGGAGGCCACGGAGCACCTCGCGGCCGCGCTCGACGGCCTGCTGCCCACCGGTGTCACCATCGCCGGGATCCAGTACAGCTCGCAGTTCGCGCAGGTCGCGGCCGCCGGGGAGCCGGTGATCGTGGCGCGACTGTCGATGCGGCATGGCGGGCGCACGGTGCCGGCGAGCATCATGCTGCCCGCGTCCGTGCTGTCCGGGTTCGCCGTGCGCGAGGCCCTCACCGACCGTGCGGAGACCCCGGGCCTCGTGCGCCGCCAGGTCGAGGCCGCGCCCGTCGAGGTCGCGCTGCGCCTCGCCCCCCGCTCGGTCCTGCCGCGGGAGGTGCTCGACCTCGCGGTCGGCGACCTCCTCGCCCTCCCCCACTCCGCCGACCGGCCGCTGCTGCTCACGGTCGGCGATCAGACCGTCGCGACGGCCGCGGTCGGCAGCTCCGGCGCGCGCCTCGCGTGCGTCGTCACCACCACCGTCCCCGCATCCGCCCCCGCTGCCCAGGAGTCCGCGTGA
- a CDS encoding OmpA/MotB family protein, with protein sequence MSVRARRRVTESEHSGPDERWMASYLDMVTVLMCMFIVLFAMSTVDQEKFEALSASLATGFGQEPSEDIDAVTGVVVPPELVDEKGQDFADTEAAAAQQEFDELSALRDRLRQVLAERGLEADVTFTIDERGLTIGLVSAETFFTTNSTALSPAATQVLDALGSVLVTTPNEISVEGHADARGSVAPFPTNWELSAGRSTQVLRYLVESAGLPPAHLKSVGFGDTRPVVAGSTPEQLAENRRVDIVVLSDASEEVRALLPAAGAAQTSP encoded by the coding sequence ATGAGCGTGCGCGCACGCCGCCGCGTGACCGAGTCCGAGCACAGCGGACCGGACGAGCGCTGGATGGCGTCGTACCTCGACATGGTCACGGTGCTGATGTGCATGTTCATCGTGCTGTTCGCGATGTCGACCGTCGACCAGGAGAAGTTCGAGGCGCTGAGCGCGTCGCTCGCCACCGGCTTCGGGCAGGAGCCCTCCGAGGACATCGACGCGGTCACCGGTGTCGTGGTGCCGCCCGAGCTGGTGGACGAGAAGGGCCAGGACTTCGCCGACACCGAGGCCGCGGCGGCACAGCAGGAGTTCGACGAGCTGTCGGCGCTGCGCGACCGGCTGCGGCAGGTGCTCGCCGAGCGCGGCCTCGAAGCCGACGTGACCTTCACGATCGACGAGCGCGGCCTCACGATCGGCCTGGTGAGCGCCGAGACGTTCTTCACCACCAACAGCACCGCGCTGAGCCCCGCCGCCACGCAGGTGCTCGACGCGCTGGGATCGGTGCTGGTCACGACGCCCAACGAGATCTCGGTCGAGGGCCACGCGGACGCCCGGGGCTCCGTCGCGCCGTTCCCGACGAACTGGGAGCTGTCGGCCGGGCGCTCGACCCAGGTGCTGCGCTACCTGGTGGAGTCGGCCGGCCTGCCGCCCGCGCACCTGAAGTCGGTGGGCTTCGGCGACACCCGTCCCGTGGTCGCCGGCAGCACCCCGGAGCAGCTGGCCGAGAACCGCCGCGTCGACATCGTGGTCCTCTCCGATGCGAGCGAGGAGGTGCGAGCGCTGCTCCCCGCCGCGGGCGCGGCGCAGACCTCCCCCTGA
- a CDS encoding motility protein A, whose amino-acid sequence MDPSLILGLVLAFGALIAMINLEGATIGSLLLPAPMVLVFGATIAVGLASGTLRDALHAVKSLPRAFRGERRTAQSMIDTVVGYAEKARSEGLLALEQGLDEEKDPFLRQALQSIADGTDAEDLRVLLEDELTSTAARNRTASRFYMTLGGFAPTVGIIGTVVSLTHVLEKLDKPDTLGPMIAAAFVATLWGLLSANFIWLPIGGRLQRLGELELERMTVLMEGMLAIQAGAAPQLVRERLGALVSDRSGGRSRRTEQPAPAEDAEDLFS is encoded by the coding sequence ATGGATCCGTCGCTCATCCTCGGTCTGGTCCTCGCGTTCGGGGCCCTGATCGCCATGATCAACCTCGAGGGTGCGACCATCGGCTCGCTGCTCCTGCCCGCCCCGATGGTGCTCGTGTTCGGCGCGACCATCGCCGTGGGTCTCGCCAGCGGCACGCTGCGCGACGCCCTGCACGCCGTGAAGTCGCTCCCCCGAGCGTTCCGCGGCGAGCGCCGCACCGCGCAGAGCATGATCGACACGGTCGTCGGCTACGCCGAGAAGGCCAGGTCGGAGGGGCTGCTCGCCCTCGAGCAGGGCCTCGACGAGGAGAAGGACCCGTTCCTCCGGCAGGCACTGCAGAGCATCGCCGACGGCACGGACGCGGAAGACCTTCGGGTGCTGCTGGAGGACGAGCTGACCTCGACCGCCGCCCGCAACCGCACGGCCTCGCGCTTCTACATGACGCTGGGCGGCTTCGCCCCCACGGTCGGCATCATCGGCACGGTCGTGTCGCTGACGCACGTGCTGGAGAAGCTCGACAAGCCCGACACGCTCGGCCCGATGATCGCGGCCGCGTTCGTCGCGACGCTGTGGGGCCTGCTGTCGGCCAACTTCATCTGGCTCCCGATCGGCGGACGCCTGCAGCGCCTGGGCGAGCTGGAGCTGGAGCGCATGACCGTGCTGATGGAGGGCATGCTCGCGATCCAGGCGGGCGCCGCACCGCAGCTGGTGCGGGAGCGCCTGGGTGCGCTGGTGTCCGACCGGTCCGGCGGACGCTCGCGCCGCACCGAGCAGCCCGCACCCGCGGAGGACGCCGAGGACCTGTTCTCATGA
- a CDS encoding flagellar FlbD family protein, whose translation MIVLTRLNRTRFAVNPDLIERVQATPDTTLIMVDGATFVVTETMDDVIARITRFRAGVLATAAALVATDTVDTDTVDTAAAGTEA comes from the coding sequence ATGATCGTCCTCACGCGCCTGAACCGCACCCGGTTCGCGGTGAACCCCGACCTGATCGAACGTGTGCAGGCCACGCCCGACACGACACTGATCATGGTCGACGGCGCGACCTTCGTCGTCACGGAGACGATGGACGACGTGATCGCCCGCATCACCCGCTTCCGCGCGGGAGTGCTCGCCACCGCCGCCGCCCTCGTCGCCACGGACACCGTCGACACGGACACCGTCGACACGGCCGCCGCCGGGACGGAGGCCTGA
- a CDS encoding M23 family metallopeptidase: protein MKQRTPQTAAETAAEDCGCAPTPAERESLWRVNVSRRGAFGLGALGVVALAAFGVGTGVSAAYAATYPSWDDVQRAKNNEAAKAAEVSRIAGLIQSLTRKVAETQAAAQVASDEFYAAQQAYFAAITEADNLQAEADEQSALAESSAKKAGQIAAQLYRSGGDDTSLQLFFAGSGASADQLLSRLGTMDKFLQYNQSVYDNAVAARNAAQSLSDQAAVARDERDRLQQVAEQKMEAAQQAAEAAQAALDEQSANLATMQAQLAALKDTTATTVAQYQAGVAAREAEEKARREREAAAAAAAGGGNGGGGGSAGSGGWVRPHGGARSSSYGPRTSICGPRGCSSSFHYGADLANGCGAAIYAANSGTVDYAGSNGNYGNYVRIQHGGGVSTGYAHIKNGGIIVRRGQWVNAGQVIAYAGDTGRSFGCHLHFEVYINGGYTNPVRFMEDRGVYV, encoded by the coding sequence GTGAAGCAGCGAACCCCGCAGACGGCGGCCGAGACGGCGGCAGAGGACTGCGGGTGCGCCCCGACCCCCGCCGAGCGCGAGTCGCTGTGGCGGGTGAACGTCAGCCGCCGCGGCGCCTTCGGGCTCGGGGCGCTCGGCGTGGTCGCGCTCGCCGCGTTCGGCGTGGGCACCGGGGTGTCGGCCGCGTACGCCGCGACCTATCCGAGCTGGGACGACGTGCAGCGGGCAAAGAACAACGAGGCAGCCAAAGCGGCCGAGGTCTCGCGCATCGCGGGGCTGATCCAGTCGCTCACCCGCAAGGTCGCGGAGACGCAGGCGGCGGCGCAGGTCGCGTCGGACGAGTTCTACGCCGCCCAGCAGGCCTACTTCGCGGCGATCACCGAGGCGGACAACCTCCAGGCGGAGGCCGATGAGCAGTCCGCGCTCGCCGAGTCGTCCGCGAAGAAGGCCGGACAGATCGCGGCGCAGCTGTACCGCAGCGGCGGAGACGACACCTCGCTGCAGCTGTTCTTCGCCGGCTCCGGTGCGAGCGCCGACCAGCTGCTGTCGCGGCTCGGCACGATGGACAAGTTCCTGCAGTACAACCAGTCGGTGTACGACAACGCCGTCGCGGCGCGCAACGCCGCCCAGTCGCTGAGCGACCAGGCCGCGGTCGCCCGCGATGAGCGCGACCGGCTGCAGCAGGTCGCCGAGCAGAAGATGGAGGCGGCACAGCAGGCCGCGGAGGCCGCGCAGGCCGCGCTCGACGAGCAGTCGGCGAACCTGGCGACCATGCAGGCGCAGCTCGCGGCCCTCAAGGACACCACGGCCACCACGGTCGCGCAGTACCAGGCGGGTGTCGCGGCGCGCGAGGCCGAGGAGAAGGCCCGACGCGAACGTGAGGCCGCCGCGGCGGCCGCGGCGGGCGGCGGCAACGGCGGCGGGGGAGGCTCGGCCGGTTCGGGCGGCTGGGTGCGGCCGCACGGCGGGGCCCGCAGCTCCAGCTACGGACCCCGTACGTCGATCTGCGGCCCTCGGGGCTGCTCGTCGAGCTTCCACTACGGCGCCGACCTGGCGAACGGCTGCGGTGCCGCGATCTACGCCGCGAACTCCGGCACCGTGGACTACGCCGGATCGAACGGCAACTACGGCAACTACGTGCGCATCCAGCACGGCGGCGGCGTGAGCACGGGCTACGCGCACATCAAGAACGGCGGCATCATCGTGCGCCGCGGCCAGTGGGTCAACGCGGGACAGGTCATCGCGTACGCCGGAGACACCGGCCGCTCGTTCGGCTGCCACCTGCACTTCGAGGTGTACATCAACGGTGGGTACACGAACCCCGTCCGCTTCATGGAGGACCGCGGCGTCTACGTCTGA
- a CDS encoding FAD-dependent oxidoreductase, whose protein sequence is MSALPVVVIGAGPQGLAAAAHLTERGLDAIVVERGDAAGAAVAEWGHVRLFSAWPELTDAAARRLLEPTGWVAPSRGYPTGAEWVEGYLAPLAASLGERVRYATTVTGIARQGRDRVVDSGRAAQPFFVHTRDRQGVEGRIVARAVIDASGTWGLPNPAGADGFPALGETAAADRVSYRIPDDVSAFAGRHVVVVGAGHSATHTALRLADLARREPGTRVTWLLRRGSTGHTFGGGDADDLAERAALGRRAREVVDAGTVELVTGFRVAALASRGDTLSVHAEDGREIAGVAQVFALTGFRPDTSFLREVRIALDPTLDAVAGIAADIDPNIHSCGSVPAAGARQLAQPEQDLFVVGAKSYGRAPTFLALTGFEQVRSVVAHLAGDHEAAARDELVLPATGVCGGAGGFDAEAGGGCCGAPTVLQLGSRPVSVG, encoded by the coding sequence ATGTCCGCACTACCCGTCGTCGTCATCGGAGCCGGCCCGCAGGGCCTCGCCGCCGCCGCCCACCTGACCGAGCGCGGTCTCGACGCGATCGTCGTGGAACGCGGCGACGCCGCCGGGGCCGCCGTGGCGGAATGGGGGCACGTGCGCCTGTTCTCCGCGTGGCCCGAGCTGACCGACGCGGCGGCGCGCCGCCTGCTCGAACCCACCGGCTGGGTCGCGCCGAGCCGCGGGTACCCCACCGGCGCCGAATGGGTCGAGGGCTACCTCGCACCCCTCGCCGCGAGCCTGGGCGAGCGGGTGCGCTATGCGACCACCGTCACCGGGATCGCCCGACAGGGACGAGACCGGGTCGTGGACAGCGGCCGGGCGGCGCAGCCGTTCTTCGTCCACACGCGAGACCGCCAGGGCGTGGAGGGCCGCATCGTCGCCCGAGCGGTCATCGACGCGAGCGGCACCTGGGGCCTTCCCAACCCCGCGGGCGCCGACGGCTTCCCCGCCCTGGGCGAGACCGCAGCCGCCGACCGGGTCTCGTACCGGATCCCCGACGACGTGTCCGCGTTCGCCGGGCGGCACGTCGTGGTCGTGGGGGCCGGGCACTCCGCGACGCACACCGCGCTCCGCCTCGCCGACCTGGCCCGCCGCGAGCCGGGCACCCGCGTCACCTGGCTCCTGCGGCGCGGCAGCACAGGGCACACCTTCGGCGGAGGTGACGCCGACGACCTCGCCGAGCGCGCCGCCCTCGGCCGCCGCGCGCGCGAGGTGGTCGACGCCGGGACGGTCGAGCTCGTCACCGGGTTCCGCGTCGCCGCGCTCGCCTCCCGCGGCGACACGCTCTCGGTGCACGCGGAGGACGGCCGCGAGATCGCCGGAGTCGCCCAGGTGTTCGCGCTCACCGGGTTCCGGCCCGACACGAGCTTCCTGCGCGAGGTGCGCATCGCCCTCGACCCCACCCTCGACGCCGTCGCCGGCATCGCCGCCGACATCGACCCCAACATCCACTCGTGCGGCTCCGTGCCCGCCGCCGGTGCGCGACAGCTCGCCCAGCCCGAACAGGACCTGTTCGTCGTCGGTGCCAAGTCGTACGGCCGGGCGCCGACGTTCCTCGCACTGACCGGCTTCGAACAGGTCCGGAGCGTGGTCGCGCACCTCGCGGGCGACCACGAGGCCGCCGCGCGCGATGAGCTCGTGCTCCCCGCCACCGGGGTGTGCGGCGGTGCGGGCGGGTTCGACGCCGAAGCCGGAGGCGGCTGCTGCGGCGCGCCGACCGTGCTCCAGCTCGGCTCGCGCCCGGTCAGCGTGGGCTGA
- a CDS encoding ArsR/SmtB family transcription factor: protein MSLPTVIDQTACCVPRVTSALTPHDAERAARVFKAMGDPTRVLLLSLISGSPEGEACICDLTQPVGLSQATVSHHMKLLAEAGLVTREQRGRWAYFAVNDEVLRAAADALRPA from the coding sequence GTGAGTCTCCCCACCGTGATCGACCAGACCGCGTGCTGCGTGCCGCGGGTGACCTCCGCCCTCACGCCGCACGACGCCGAGCGGGCGGCGCGCGTGTTCAAGGCGATGGGCGATCCGACCCGGGTCCTGCTGCTGTCGCTCATCTCGGGCAGCCCGGAGGGGGAGGCGTGCATCTGCGACCTCACCCAGCCCGTCGGGCTGTCGCAGGCGACCGTGTCGCACCACATGAAGCTGCTCGCCGAGGCGGGACTGGTCACGCGTGAGCAGCGCGGGCGGTGGGCGTACTTCGCGGTGAACGACGAGGTGCTCCGCGCCGCCGCCGACGCGCTGCGCCCGGCCTGA
- a CDS encoding flagellar hook protein FlgE: MLRSLFSGISGLRSHQTMLDVTGNNIANVNTTGFKASSVQFQDSLSQLLRNSMLPQQAQGGQNPAQVGLGVQVAGISTNFAGGAPQPTGVPTDLMISGDGFFVVRSGGETLYTRNGGFTFDATGRLVGAGGALVQGWTAQNGAIVPGQGIGDITLPVGALSPAAATTTARATGNLPSGAAVGETLVRDIKTYDADGAATTLRLTFTRTATGWDVADGAGATTSLTFTDGKQNGAGSIVSGGITVDLSAVTGFADVSDLALKEQNGKPAGTLASYALTNDGSLVGTFSNGDTQVLARIALAGFVNPGGLEKVGSSQFRPSGNSGQPELGQAGTAGLGGIISGALEMSNVDLSQEFTNLIVAQRGFQANARIITTSDEVLQELTNLKR; encoded by the coding sequence ATGCTCCGCTCGCTCTTCTCCGGAATCTCCGGCCTCCGCTCGCACCAGACCATGCTCGACGTGACGGGCAACAACATCGCCAACGTCAACACGACCGGCTTCAAGGCGTCGTCCGTGCAGTTCCAGGACTCGCTGTCGCAGCTGCTGCGCAACTCGATGCTGCCGCAGCAGGCCCAGGGCGGTCAGAACCCCGCCCAGGTGGGCCTCGGCGTGCAGGTCGCCGGCATCAGCACCAACTTCGCCGGCGGTGCCCCGCAGCCGACCGGTGTGCCCACCGACCTGATGATCTCGGGCGACGGCTTCTTCGTGGTGCGGTCGGGCGGCGAGACCCTGTACACCCGCAACGGCGGCTTCACGTTCGACGCGACCGGTCGCCTGGTCGGCGCGGGCGGCGCGCTCGTGCAGGGCTGGACGGCGCAGAACGGCGCGATCGTTCCCGGCCAGGGCATCGGCGACATCACCCTCCCGGTCGGGGCGCTGAGCCCCGCCGCGGCCACCACGACCGCCCGCGCCACCGGGAACCTGCCCTCGGGTGCCGCCGTGGGTGAGACCCTCGTCCGCGACATCAAGACCTACGACGCCGACGGCGCCGCCACCACGCTGCGCCTCACGTTCACCCGCACCGCGACCGGGTGGGACGTGGCCGACGGTGCCGGTGCCACGACCTCGCTCACCTTCACCGACGGGAAGCAGAACGGCGCGGGCAGCATCGTGTCGGGCGGCATCACGGTCGACCTGTCCGCCGTGACCGGCTTCGCCGACGTGAGCGATCTCGCCCTCAAGGAGCAGAACGGCAAGCCGGCCGGCACGCTCGCCTCCTACGCGCTGACCAACGACGGCAGCCTGGTCGGCACGTTCAGCAACGGCGACACCCAGGTGCTCGCCCGCATCGCGCTCGCCGGCTTCGTCAACCCCGGCGGACTCGAGAAGGTCGGCTCCTCGCAGTTCCGTCCGAGCGGCAACTCGGGTCAGCCCGAGCTCGGTCAGGCCGGGACCGCGGGCCTGGGCGGCATCATCAGCGGCGCGCTGGAGATGTCGAACGTCGACCTGTCGCAGGAGTTCACGAACCTCATCGTGGCCCAGCGCGGCTTCCAGGCGAACGCACGCATCATCACCACGAGCGACGAGGTGCTGCAGGAGCTGACCAACCTCAAGCGCTGA
- a CDS encoding flagellar hook capping FlgD N-terminal domain-containing protein: protein MTTVDSIPGTIPPGSTPASGVQTGSTTPASERKKTLDSEVFLKLLVTQLTNQDPSSPMNTNEMISQTTQLASMEQLTALSTTTTENFALSMRQTAAALIGREAQYVDADGTTKKGIVTAVSYKGAVPLVMIGDVSIPLDAVSGVSLAPGSAA, encoded by the coding sequence ATGACCACGGTCGACTCCATCCCCGGCACGATCCCCCCGGGCAGCACGCCCGCGTCCGGCGTGCAGACGGGCAGCACCACCCCCGCATCCGAGCGCAAGAAGACCCTCGACTCCGAGGTGTTCCTGAAGCTGCTCGTGACACAGCTGACCAATCAGGACCCCAGCTCGCCCATGAACACCAACGAGATGATCTCGCAGACCACGCAGCTGGCCTCGATGGAGCAGCTCACCGCGCTGTCGACGACCACCACCGAGAACTTCGCGCTCAGCATGCGCCAGACCGCCGCCGCGCTGATCGGGCGCGAGGCGCAGTACGTCGACGCCGACGGCACCACCAAGAAGGGCATCGTCACCGCGGTGTCCTACAAGGGGGCGGTGCCGCTCGTCATGATCGGCGACGTCTCCATCCCCCTCGACGCCGTCTCCGGCGTCTCCCTCGCTCCCGGCTCCGCTGCCTGA
- a CDS encoding flagellar hook-length control protein FliK, whose protein sequence is MTPIDLLGALGVRAPRPSGGPAAAPSAGAAAFADAVRDAERSAQRRNAAEDRGRSATASADAAETPVPSAESAPGTAAPTEPRPAPADPTDAGAGDLDPAPTTAPLAPPAAATPAAPADGTLAGGTGPAAPGVPEVATPAGDAVSGGMAPGGDTPRALRADADALPVRAAPAPSATAAAALAPATAPAPLPGAVGSALGATAADGADSPAGATTASPAAASPAAASPAHAPAAAPSPAAAAAAPAPAAAATPVPSTTSSAPAPVAAATDTAPPLRLVPGDTGSAPDAATDAATTPASAPATAATASPAAGPSPVSEGAAPVAAVAPSSPASAAAPPAAAPAAAARTPLLPQLSAPVVSLARASDGDHRITLTVSPENLGPVTVRAHISGAAIRIELQAPGELGREALRAILADLRRDLAVAAPQATLSLASSSDGPGSSTPQGPSAGGQGTTGGQGAAGGQGTDRQPAAARPLPSTSPAPPPPVPTAPPHGGIDVYA, encoded by the coding sequence GTGACCCCGATCGACCTCCTCGGCGCGCTCGGCGTGCGCGCACCCCGCCCCTCCGGCGGCCCGGCGGCCGCGCCGTCGGCGGGGGCCGCGGCGTTCGCCGACGCGGTGCGCGATGCCGAGCGCTCGGCCCAGCGCCGCAACGCCGCCGAGGATCGCGGTCGCAGCGCGACGGCATCCGCGGATGCCGCCGAGACCCCGGTTCCGTCCGCGGAGTCCGCCCCCGGGACGGCCGCCCCGACCGAGCCGCGCCCCGCGCCGGCCGACCCCACCGACGCCGGCGCCGGAGACCTCGACCCCGCCCCCACCACGGCGCCGCTCGCACCCCCCGCTGCGGCGACCCCCGCTGCCCCGGCCGACGGCACGCTCGCGGGTGGCACCGGGCCCGCGGCACCCGGCGTGCCCGAGGTCGCGACGCCCGCGGGTGACGCCGTCTCCGGTGGCATGGCCCCGGGCGGCGACACGCCACGCGCACTCCGTGCCGACGCCGACGCCCTCCCCGTCCGCGCGGCGCCCGCACCCTCCGCGACCGCGGCGGCAGCCCTCGCTCCGGCGACTGCTCCCGCGCCGCTCCCGGGTGCCGTCGGTTCCGCGCTCGGGGCAACCGCGGCGGACGGGGCGGACTCCCCGGCGGGGGCCACGACCGCCTCCCCCGCAGCCGCTTCCCCCGCAGCTGCCTCCCCCGCGCACGCGCCCGCCGCCGCGCCCTCCCCCGCGGCCGCAGCAGCCGCCCCCGCGCCCGCCGCAGCTGCGACTCCCGTGCCCTCCACCACGTCGTCCGCCCCCGCGCCCGTCGCCGCGGCGACCGACACCGCACCGCCCCTGCGCCTCGTGCCGGGCGACACCGGCTCCGCCCCCGACGCCGCCACCGACGCCGCGACGACCCCCGCATCCGCACCCGCCACCGCCGCGACCGCGAGCCCCGCCGCCGGTCCGTCCCCCGTGTCGGAGGGCGCAGCCCCCGTGGCCGCGGTCGCCCCGAGCAGCCCGGCCTCCGCCGCCGCTCCACCCGCCGCCGCGCCCGCCGCCGCGGCACGGACCCCGCTCCTGCCGCAGCTGTCGGCGCCCGTGGTCTCGCTCGCCCGCGCGTCCGACGGCGACCACCGGATCACGCTCACGGTGTCGCCCGAGAACCTGGGACCGGTGACCGTGCGCGCCCACATCTCCGGCGCCGCGATCCGCATCGAGCTGCAGGCGCCCGGTGAGCTCGGCCGCGAGGCGCTGCGGGCGATCCTCGCCGACCTCCGCCGCGACCTCGCCGTCGCCGCGCCCCAGGCCACCCTGAGTCTCGCCTCGTCGTCGGACGGCCCCGGCTCGTCCACCCCGCAGGGCCCCTCCGCCGGAGGCCAGGGCACCACCGGAGGCCAGGGCGCCGCCGGGGGCCAGGGCACCGACCGGCAGCCCGCGGCCGCGCGGCCCCTGCCGTCGACCTCGCCCGCACCACCGCCGCCCGTCCCGACCGCCCCGCCGCACGGCGGCATCGACGTCTACGCCTGA
- a CDS encoding FliI/YscN family ATPase, with the protein MTAWGAVRDAVRPERIGEVTRVRGLSVHVRGLDGAVGDVVTLDGIDAEVVATGEDGLRCMPLAPVAGLTVGAPVRGSGGPVRVPTGRALLGRILDGLGRPIDGKGPLGAPTVSLDHAMPSLLERDRITAPLPLGVRALDTLVSVGRGQRVGLFAGSGVGKSSLLSMIARGTEAEVTVIALVGERGREVREFIEDDLGPAGLARSVVVVSTSDQPAMARIRAAFTATRIAEAFRDDGAHAILMMDSLTRVAMAQREIGLSAGEPPATRGYPPSTFSILAGLLERAGTDRTGSITGIYTVLVDGDDHNEPIADAVRSILDGHVVLDRALALSGHHPAIDVLGSVSRVAGKITGAERRAHAATLRAVLAARRRATDLIDIGAYHAGADPRIDAAIAHEREISAFLTQSLDETCDIEESWRRLDALVGAFEGVA; encoded by the coding sequence ATGACGGCCTGGGGCGCGGTGCGCGACGCCGTACGACCCGAGCGCATCGGCGAGGTCACCCGAGTGCGCGGGCTCAGCGTGCACGTGCGCGGACTCGACGGCGCGGTGGGTGACGTCGTGACGCTCGACGGCATCGACGCCGAGGTCGTGGCCACGGGTGAGGACGGGCTGCGGTGCATGCCGCTCGCCCCGGTCGCCGGGCTCACCGTCGGCGCGCCCGTCCGCGGCAGCGGCGGTCCGGTGCGGGTGCCCACCGGACGAGCGCTCCTCGGGCGGATCCTCGACGGGCTCGGCCGCCCGATCGACGGCAAGGGCCCGCTCGGCGCCCCCACCGTGAGCCTCGACCACGCCATGCCCTCCCTCCTGGAGCGCGACCGCATCACCGCCCCGCTCCCCCTGGGCGTGCGCGCCCTTGACACGCTCGTGAGCGTCGGCCGCGGTCAACGCGTCGGCCTGTTCGCGGGCTCCGGGGTGGGCAAGTCGTCGCTGCTGTCGATGATCGCGCGCGGCACGGAGGCCGAGGTCACCGTGATCGCGCTGGTCGGCGAACGCGGACGCGAGGTGCGCGAGTTCATCGAGGACGACCTCGGACCAGCCGGCCTCGCCCGCTCGGTCGTGGTGGTGTCGACCTCGGACCAGCCGGCCATGGCCCGCATCCGCGCGGCGTTCACGGCCACGCGCATCGCCGAGGCCTTCCGGGACGACGGCGCCCACGCGATCCTCATGATGGACTCGCTCACGCGCGTGGCGATGGCCCAGCGCGAGATCGGGCTGTCGGCGGGCGAGCCCCCGGCCACGCGCGGCTACCCGCCGTCGACGTTCTCGATCCTCGCCGGGCTGCTGGAGCGCGCCGGCACCGACCGCACCGGGTCGATCACCGGCATCTACACCGTGCTCGTCGACGGCGACGACCACAACGAGCCGATCGCCGATGCCGTGCGCTCGATCCTCGACGGCCACGTGGTGCTCGACCGTGCCCTGGCGCTGTCCGGCCACCACCCCGCGATCGACGTGCTCGGCTCGGTGTCGCGCGTCGCGGGCAAGATCACCGGGGCCGAGCGCCGGGCGCACGCCGCGACACTGCGGGCCGTGCTCGCCGCGCGCCGTCGCGCCACCGACCTGATCGACATCGGCGCGTATCACGCGGGAGCGGATCCGCGGATCGACGCCGCCATCGCGCACGAGCGGGAGATCTCCGCCTTCCTCACGCAGTCGCTCGACGAGACCTGCGACATCGAGGAGTCGTGGCGCCGGCTGGACGCCCTGGTCGGCGCCTTCGAGGGGGTCGCATGA